A portion of the Limisphaera ngatamarikiensis genome contains these proteins:
- a CDS encoding 5-formyltetrahydrofolate cyclo-ligase — MIPPDPTAIERLKARWRAEMRHRLAAMPEADRMAESCRICEVLAGSLPWQRARVVLLYAPLPGEPDVRPLWRRALEEGRQLALPRYDPVRDAYVPALVTRPEEDLCHGRYGVKEPRPELPALSWDQPDLIVVPGLAFDPWGARLGRGGGHYDRMLHLTHGFRCGVAFRCQWTGRLPALPHDVRMHAVVTAGGWFEVELKGPEPPGQDPAVSTR; from the coding sequence ATGATCCCGCCGGATCCGACCGCGATCGAAAGGCTCAAGGCCCGGTGGCGCGCGGAAATGCGGCATCGCCTGGCGGCGATGCCCGAGGCCGATCGAATGGCCGAGTCTTGCAGGATTTGTGAAGTTTTGGCCGGCAGCCTGCCCTGGCAACGGGCGCGGGTGGTGTTGTTGTACGCACCTTTGCCGGGGGAACCGGACGTGCGGCCGTTGTGGCGGCGAGCGCTGGAGGAGGGCAGGCAACTGGCCTTACCCAGATACGATCCGGTCCGGGACGCCTACGTGCCGGCGCTGGTGACGCGGCCCGAAGAGGACCTGTGCCACGGTCGGTACGGTGTGAAAGAGCCCCGACCCGAACTGCCGGCTCTGAGCTGGGATCAACCGGACCTGATCGTGGTGCCGGGGCTGGCGTTTGATCCGTGGGGCGCGCGGCTGGGACGCGGCGGCGGTCATTACGATCGGATGCTGCACCTGACGCACGGTTTTCGTTGCGGGGTGGCGTTCCGGTGCCAGTGGACCGGGCGTTTGCCCGCACTGCCGCACGACGTGCGCATGCACGCCGTGGTGACCGCCGGCGGGTGGTTTGAAGTGGAATTGAAGGGGCCCGAACCACCCGGACAGGACCCGGCTGTTTCGACCCGGTAA